From a single Coffea arabica cultivar ET-39 unplaced genomic scaffold, Coffea Arabica ET-39 HiFi ptg000092l, whole genome shotgun sequence genomic region:
- the LOC140032810 gene encoding NAD(P)H-quinone oxidoreductase subunit L, chloroplastic-like gives MSSSLSFQFTKALPPRLPSQSKSPPLLIVCRRKIPPPSKLKAQRSLSTEPIKNSGTAIPSLAIQVGAFFATVAEPALAVTGVNDEEDLITILIQLGICAFIYFIVFPPIIMNWLRIRWYKRGFIEMYFQFMFVFIFFPGLLLWAPFLNFRKFPRDPSMKYPWSTPENPSQIKGASRKYPWATPEDYE, from the exons ATGAGCAGTTCATTGAGCTTCCAATTCACCAAGGCCTTGCCTCCCCGCCTCCCTTCTCAATCCAAAAGCCCACCACTTTTGATTGTCTGCAGACGTAAAATTCCTCCACCTTCAAAGCTAAAG GCACAAAGAAGTCTCAGCACAGAGCCCATCAAGAATAGTGGAACTGCAATTCCCAGTTTGGCAATTCAAGTTGGGGCATTTTTTGCCACT GTAGCAGAGCCTGCTTTAGCAGTAACAGGAGTGAATGATGAAGAAGATTTGATAACCATCTTAATTCAGTTGGGGATATGTGCTTTTATATACTTTATTGTCTTTCCA CCAATCATTATGAACTGGCTTAGGATCAGATGGTACAAAAGGGGCTTCATCGAGATGTACTTTCAGTTCATGTTTGTATTCATATTCTTCCCAGG GTTACTACTATGGGCACCCTTCTTGAACTTCAGAAAATTCCCAAGAGATCCATCCATGAAGTACCCTTGGTCTACCCCAGAAAACCCCTCTCAAATCAAGGGTGCTTCTCGCAAGTACCCTTGGGCTACACCTGAAGATTATGAATAA